In Synechococcus sp. CB0101, a genomic segment contains:
- a CDS encoding DUF4912 domain-containing protein, translating to MGEMAASGGEFNGNSLSELGGRTLIQLRELAKRIGLGGYSRLTKDGLIEAMSQPEASRPAVITAPEKLESAASSSAAATPELPSHITFLPRDPQWAYVFWEISSSDEERANAAGATQLALRVADVTGLPLGAAHPHTLQELVVSSGAREWHLPMPVSDRDYRVELGYRTKAGGWFSLATSSVARMPALEPASVVADAFVPFCLDAPVMAAAQPVVSGGVEHERIYQLATAGSLRSRRVGSEVLHEWDQDSARSGALNDSGAGLWASGRSESGSGIVRPRSFWLVADAELIVYGATEPSARLSIGEQEIPLEADGTFRVHVPFRDGEQLYPIKAVAADGEQERSIRLEFERRTPQARVNRKEDAVLEWF from the coding sequence ATGGGTGAGATGGCGGCTTCTGGTGGTGAGTTCAACGGCAACAGCCTCAGTGAGCTGGGCGGCCGCACGTTGATCCAACTGCGGGAGCTGGCTAAACGCATCGGCCTTGGCGGCTACAGCCGCTTAACCAAAGACGGTCTGATTGAGGCGATGAGCCAACCAGAGGCCTCAAGACCTGCGGTGATCACCGCTCCCGAAAAGCTCGAGTCAGCCGCTTCTTCTTCTGCTGCAGCCACGCCAGAGCTGCCCAGTCACATCACCTTCCTGCCCCGTGATCCCCAGTGGGCGTATGTGTTCTGGGAGATCAGCAGCAGCGATGAGGAGCGCGCCAACGCCGCGGGTGCCACGCAACTGGCACTGCGGGTGGCGGATGTCACCGGGCTGCCCCTCGGCGCTGCCCATCCCCACACCCTGCAGGAGCTGGTGGTGAGCAGCGGCGCGCGGGAATGGCATCTTCCGATGCCCGTGAGCGACCGCGATTACCGCGTGGAACTCGGCTACCGCACCAAAGCTGGAGGCTGGTTCTCCTTGGCCACCTCCTCGGTGGCGCGGATGCCAGCGCTGGAGCCTGCATCCGTGGTGGCCGATGCCTTTGTGCCTTTCTGCCTGGATGCACCCGTGATGGCCGCAGCCCAGCCGGTGGTGAGCGGTGGGGTGGAGCACGAGCGGATCTATCAACTGGCCACCGCAGGCAGCCTGCGCAGCCGCCGCGTGGGATCAGAAGTGCTACATGAGTGGGATCAGGATTCTGCGCGCAGCGGCGCCCTCAACGATTCCGGCGCCGGCCTCTGGGCCAGCGGCCGCAGCGAATCAGGCAGCGGCATCGTGCGGCCGCGCTCCTTCTGGCTGGTGGCTGATGCGGAGCTGATCGTTTACGGCGCCACTGAACCCAGCGCACGCCTGTCCATCGGTGAGCAGGAGATTCCCCTTGAGGCCGATGGCACCTTCCGGGTGCATGTGCCCTTCCGCGATGGCGAGCAGCTGTATCCGATCAAGGCCGTGGCCGCCGATGGTGAACAGGAGCGCTCGATTCGTCTGGAGTTCGAGCGCCGCACACCCCAGGCGCGGGTGAACCGCAAAGAGGATGCGGTTCTGGAGTGGTTCTGA